In the Bacteroidota bacterium genome, one interval contains:
- a CDS encoding T9SS type A sorting domain-containing protein, with translation MKQVTYTIFAFLSVAFVTACFAQSQGRKELPIIANPTINFANDARAVPVTPHSPVILDNFSPWSSDYRDYGVNGAVFAIASMSHTYWGAVLLGGQFDSVGAVAATSIAKYDPNRDTVVAYAPGISAGVVNTLIFESDSGVYAGGNFTLEGMAEASSVAKWDGHTWTSMASAAGGSVLALARYHGRLYAGGNFTTIGGVTANHIAVWDSSAASWKPILDSGVNGVDGGVAALLATDEGLYVGGGFEHAGTVGANKIALLSQSSSTSWLALGSGLKGTNSFVTAIQPYYSSSTYSVCGNFSDAGGEPAGNFALWRSTGSSWDPNHPHFNGTTHFAKGDAQLGYVVGEFTMIDTFISPYFASVAPLYPVTLPTLDGPAYVLAGDWIWLLLQGYGNPVYIGGTFTNAGGKPSPNFVIYYGPMGGGVAKSDASRQELRLFPNPASTSTRVSLPQECKELVVADELGRIRMRLAGSDVLQTTASLDVHTLERGSYIIACTTPNGIFRSTLLIQR, from the coding sequence ATGAAACAGGTCACATACACCATCTTCGCATTTCTGTCGGTAGCATTTGTTACCGCCTGCTTCGCTCAGTCCCAGGGCAGGAAGGAACTACCGATTATTGCGAATCCCACCATCAACTTCGCCAATGACGCGCGCGCTGTTCCGGTGACGCCACATTCACCGGTGATACTCGATAATTTCAGTCCGTGGAGCAGCGATTACCGCGACTATGGCGTGAACGGCGCAGTGTTCGCGATCGCTTCAATGTCACATACCTACTGGGGCGCCGTCCTGCTTGGAGGTCAGTTCGATAGCGTCGGGGCGGTTGCGGCAACATCCATTGCGAAATACGACCCGAATCGAGATACGGTAGTGGCGTATGCCCCGGGTATCAGTGCTGGTGTGGTAAATACATTGATCTTCGAATCAGACAGCGGGGTGTATGCGGGTGGTAACTTCACATTGGAGGGGATGGCCGAGGCTTCCTCTGTTGCGAAGTGGGACGGACACACCTGGACGTCGATGGCTTCTGCCGCAGGCGGCTCCGTACTCGCTCTTGCACGGTACCACGGACGACTCTATGCCGGTGGTAACTTCACTACAATTGGCGGTGTCACTGCGAACCACATCGCCGTGTGGGATTCGTCGGCTGCATCGTGGAAACCAATACTCGACTCCGGCGTGAACGGCGTGGACGGAGGTGTTGCTGCACTGCTTGCGACGGATGAAGGCCTATATGTCGGAGGCGGATTCGAACATGCGGGCACCGTCGGCGCGAATAAGATCGCGTTACTCTCGCAGAGCAGCAGCACGTCATGGCTCGCACTCGGCTCGGGTCTTAAAGGCACGAACTCGTTCGTGACTGCCATCCAACCATACTACTCCTCCTCCACGTATAGTGTCTGTGGCAACTTCTCCGACGCCGGGGGTGAACCCGCCGGGAATTTCGCGCTGTGGCGCAGTACCGGTAGTTCGTGGGATCCGAATCATCCTCACTTCAATGGGACCACGCACTTTGCCAAAGGAGACGCACAGCTCGGCTATGTCGTAGGTGAATTTACCATGATCGACACGTTCATTTCCCCATATTTTGCCTCGGTTGCCCCACTCTATCCTGTAACGTTGCCAACGCTTGACGGCCCCGCATATGTACTCGCAGGTGATTGGATCTGGCTTTTGTTGCAAGGTTATGGCAATCCTGTGTACATTGGGGGAACATTCACCAACGCAGGCGGCAAACCAAGCCCGAACTTTGTGATCTATTACGGCCCGATGGGAGGTGGCGTTGCGAAATCCGATGCGAGCCGCCAAGAGCTCCGCCTTTTCCCCAATCCCGCATCGACTTCGACACGTGTCTCTCTGCCGCAAGAATGCAAAGAACTCGTCGTTGCCGACGAGTTGGGAAGGATTCGAATGCGGCTCGCAGGTTCTGACGTGCTCCAGACGACCGCGTCGCTCGACGTTCACACTCTCGAACGCGGAAGCTACATCATCGCATGTACAACACCGAACGGGATCTTCCGCTCTACTCTTCTGATTCAACGGTGA
- a CDS encoding alpha/beta fold hydrolase, producing MTHTEIILRSRDGEPLRCDIRYRPTGKAKPVVLFVHGFKGFKDWGPFPYVRERLAEAGFVAVGFNFSHNGVGEDLHTFSELDRFARNTFTRDLHEIEDILEIVSAKDELPIEACEIDSNRIILFGHSRGASEAILSGADTSDIRAVVAWAPVATFHRYSERQKQIWREQGYFEIENARTGQIMRLNVSLLDDIEQHAERLDIPAHATHLGELGKPLLVIAGSEDLTAPVKESQEIAAAYGPSVKLTIIERTGHTFGAEQPYRGSTLQLEQAIDETIAFMQHSLGIMAA from the coding sequence GTGACCCACACAGAAATCATTTTACGCAGTCGCGACGGCGAGCCGTTGCGCTGCGACATCCGCTACCGTCCGACAGGCAAAGCCAAACCGGTGGTGCTCTTCGTGCACGGCTTCAAAGGGTTTAAGGATTGGGGACCGTTTCCGTATGTGCGCGAACGCCTTGCCGAGGCAGGCTTCGTTGCCGTCGGATTCAACTTCTCGCATAACGGCGTCGGCGAGGATTTGCACACATTCTCCGAGCTGGACCGGTTTGCACGCAATACGTTCACCCGCGATCTGCACGAGATCGAAGACATACTGGAGATCGTCAGTGCAAAAGACGAACTTCCGATCGAGGCATGCGAGATCGATAGCAACCGAATCATCCTCTTCGGCCATTCTCGCGGCGCATCGGAAGCGATCCTCTCCGGCGCAGATACCAGCGATATTCGTGCCGTCGTTGCCTGGGCTCCGGTCGCGACATTCCACCGCTATAGCGAGCGGCAAAAACAAATCTGGCGCGAGCAAGGATACTTCGAAATCGAGAATGCCCGCACCGGGCAGATCATGCGCTTGAACGTCTCGCTGCTCGATGACATCGAACAGCATGCCGAACGGCTGGATATTCCGGCCCATGCAACACATCTCGGCGAACTGGGGAAACCGCTACTCGTGATCGCAGGCAGTGAGGACCTCACGGCGCCGGTAAAAGAATCGCAGGAGATCGCTGCAGCATACGGACCAAGCGTGAAGCTCACGATCATCGAACGCACCGGCCACACATTCGGCGCCGAACAGCCCTACCGAGGTTCGACACTTCAACTCGAACAAGCGATCGACGAGACGATCGCGTTTATGCAGCATTCGCTCGGCATCATGGCTGCTTGA
- a CDS encoding leucyl aminopeptidase — protein sequence MNINVVKGNWETFQCDAVAFFQPEDKKWLDQSMRWYPKGSQMGQTAANLLATGDMTGKKDELIVIYPAKGEARPKRMLLVGLGKPESTTLETVRRSAAKAAKKTVALKGRSLAMYLPSVKGAKGADVAAAMVEGVMLGLYKWDKYKKKDDNGVSLDTLTILSDETEIGGSKHPEIRKAVEQTETICENVIFARNMENEPSNNKYPEVMVKWAQGAAKGNGIKVTAFAGAELKKHKMVGIQAVGQGSARDGRFIIMEYKGAKNKSAKPIVLVGKGITFDTGGISLKPGAGMGDMISDMSGAATVIAVLKTVADLKLPVNVIGLCSCAENMPSGTATRPGDIITYPNGVSAEIDNTDAEGRLVLADALIWAQQYDPKHVIDLATLTGACVVALGHVTTGMMGNDEKMKSTLKRIGDKVYERVCELPIYDEYDELIKSDVADIKNVGGRWGGAITAAMFLKRFTNYPWIHLDIAGTARGEAQLDYINKGGTGVCVRLLTHMLMEEAGK from the coding sequence ATGAACATCAATGTTGTAAAGGGTAATTGGGAGACCTTTCAATGCGACGCGGTCGCATTTTTTCAGCCGGAAGATAAGAAATGGCTGGACCAGAGTATGCGCTGGTATCCGAAAGGATCGCAGATGGGACAGACCGCTGCGAATTTGCTTGCCACCGGCGATATGACCGGCAAGAAAGACGAGTTGATCGTGATCTACCCTGCGAAGGGTGAAGCTCGCCCGAAGCGCATGCTCCTCGTCGGCTTGGGTAAGCCCGAGAGCACGACGCTCGAAACCGTACGCCGCTCCGCAGCAAAGGCCGCGAAGAAGACGGTCGCGCTCAAAGGCCGTTCGCTTGCGATGTATCTTCCGAGCGTCAAAGGTGCCAAAGGCGCCGATGTTGCCGCTGCGATGGTCGAAGGTGTGATGCTCGGACTCTACAAGTGGGACAAGTATAAGAAGAAGGACGACAACGGCGTTTCGCTCGATACGCTCACGATCCTTTCGGACGAGACCGAGATCGGCGGATCGAAGCATCCGGAGATCCGCAAGGCCGTCGAGCAGACCGAGACCATCTGCGAGAACGTGATCTTCGCTCGCAACATGGAGAACGAGCCGTCGAACAACAAGTACCCCGAGGTCATGGTCAAGTGGGCGCAAGGTGCGGCCAAGGGCAATGGCATCAAGGTCACCGCATTCGCCGGTGCAGAGCTGAAGAAGCACAAGATGGTCGGCATTCAGGCGGTCGGACAAGGTTCGGCGCGCGACGGACGCTTCATCATCATGGAGTACAAGGGCGCAAAGAACAAGAGCGCAAAGCCGATCGTGTTGGTCGGTAAGGGCATCACGTTCGACACGGGCGGTATCTCGCTCAAGCCGGGTGCCGGCATGGGCGATATGATCAGCGATATGTCGGGCGCCGCAACGGTGATCGCCGTGCTCAAGACGGTCGCCGATCTGAAGCTTCCGGTCAATGTCATCGGTCTCTGCTCCTGCGCCGAGAACATGCCGTCCGGCACGGCAACGCGTCCGGGCGATATCATTACCTACCCGAACGGCGTATCGGCCGAGATCGACAATACCGACGCCGAAGGCCGCCTCGTGCTTGCCGACGCTCTCATCTGGGCGCAGCAGTACGATCCGAAGCACGTCATCGATCTCGCAACGCTCACCGGAGCATGCGTCGTCGCGCTTGGTCACGTCACGACCGGCATGATGGGCAACGACGAGAAGATGAAGTCAACGCTCAAGCGCATCGGCGACAAGGTCTACGAGCGCGTGTGCGAACTGCCGATCTACGACGAGTACGACGAGCTCATCAAGAGCGACGTTGCCGACATCAAGAACGTCGGCGGACGCTGGGGCGGCGCCATCACGGCGGCGATGTTCCTCAAGCGTTTCACGAACTACCCGTGGATCCACCTCGACATCGCCGGCACCGCGCGCGGCGAAGCACAGCTCGACTACATCAACAAAGGCGGCACCGGCGTTTGCGTCCGACTGCTGACCCACATGTTGATGGAAGAAGCCGGGAAGTGA
- a CDS encoding WG repeat-containing protein produces the protein MKRYLIILALLFARATLAQESPLLRIKLHGKIGFIDTTGKVVIEPRFANVGKLHEGLAVAREPRGLYGYIDMSGRFVVRPTFEFALPFSEGFAIGYQHGRGHFIRRDGSDAFGFTFVRASSFEFGRSRVELEKDRWNLIDSGGKTLIDSNVEYIHEFHNGYAVVGRDDFRTQFTRKGVVDRNGRIRFYLDSVEELGPFKEGFFSCIFIKVARDAKGRVKSTVSAADVDPDGHMFPIPDDQIDRYIALHDVHVVDDPRAYAHPNGSVNLKGGDESASAQANGRDITYKEIADYKPITVDAQPINPILRRIGEESYGDSFPIDPGSGSSFSGIRIIVDASDTIRGAVPDAYRPSVTESFMGLRVTLENRSKDTILLSGPSKDELFILQARDSSGEWKDIEQIIEGDVSDAIRIAPNRMHLTACPVMHGYFNTTLRVRCDIYTISNGKEDASYPYRECHPTCIYSNEFGGSVNPAQFWRDRFEEFIAGDDD, from the coding sequence ATGAAGCGGTATCTGATTATCCTCGCTCTACTGTTTGCGCGGGCCACACTCGCGCAAGAGTCGCCCCTGCTTCGCATCAAACTCCACGGCAAGATCGGCTTTATCGACACGACAGGGAAGGTGGTGATCGAGCCGAGATTTGCGAATGTGGGGAAGTTGCATGAGGGGCTGGCTGTCGCCCGCGAGCCGCGAGGGCTCTATGGGTATATCGATATGAGCGGGAGGTTTGTTGTCAGACCTACATTCGAATTTGCATTGCCATTTAGTGAGGGGTTCGCAATTGGCTATCAGCACGGCAGGGGGCATTTCATCCGTCGCGATGGCTCCGATGCATTCGGCTTTACGTTCGTACGGGCTTCCAGCTTCGAGTTCGGAAGGAGCAGGGTTGAACTTGAGAAGGATAGATGGAATCTGATAGATAGCGGCGGGAAAACACTCATAGACTCGAATGTAGAATATATCCACGAGTTTCACAACGGGTATGCCGTTGTTGGTCGTGATGACTTTCGTACTCAATTTACGAGAAAAGGAGTAGTAGATCGAAATGGCCGCATCCGTTTCTATTTGGATAGCGTCGAGGAATTAGGGCCATTTAAAGAAGGATTCTTTTCTTGCATTTTTATAAAAGTGGCACGCGATGCAAAGGGGAGAGTCAAGTCTACAGTATCGGCCGCAGACGTTGACCCAGACGGGCACATGTTTCCGATCCCCGATGATCAAATTGATAGGTATATCGCTCTGCATGATGTGCATGTGGTAGATGATCCACGTGCATACGCACATCCAAATGGGAGCGTAAACTTGAAAGGAGGGGACGAGTCTGCAAGTGCGCAAGCGAACGGACGCGATATTACATACAAGGAGATCGCGGACTATAAACCGATTACTGTCGACGCTCAACCAATTAACCCGATATTGAGACGAATTGGCGAAGAGAGCTACGGAGACTCGTTTCCCATTGACCCTGGCTCCGGCAGCTCTTTCTCGGGCATAAGAATTATTGTTGATGCCTCCGATACCATTCGTGGTGCGGTACCGGATGCTTATCGACCTTCTGTCACAGAGTCGTTTATGGGACTACGTGTTACGTTAGAGAATCGCAGCAAGGATACGATACTACTCTCGGGTCCTTCTAAGGACGAGTTGTTTATCCTCCAAGCGAGAGACAGTTCGGGGGAGTGGAAAGATATAGAGCAGATCATCGAAGGAGATGTTTCCGACGCAATACGTATCGCTCCGAATAGAATGCATCTCACTGCCTGTCCGGTGATGCATGGCTACTTCAACACGACACTGCGAGTGCGCTGCGATATCTATACGATTTCCAATGGAAAAGAAGATGCAAGCTATCCCTACCGTGAGTGTCATCCCACCTGCATTTACAGCAATGAATTCGGTGGATCTGTAAACCCGGCGCAGTTCTGGAGAGATAGGTTTGAAGAATTTATAGCAGGGGACGACGACTAA
- a CDS encoding WG repeat-containing protein codes for MKVYPNIALLLFLTLLVSVSAARTNGGNDLLRIQVHGKIGFIDTTGKVVIEPRFANVGAFHEGLAPAREGGLFGYIDQTGKFVIAPIYDFATEFHEGFGITYVDGKPSYIAHDGQRPFECSFEWLNPFEHGRAIVRTTGKHEGVIDRTGRLVADTIYNTIHPFENGLTIAIVNGPTPEDEQQSLIDRNGRVIRALPITQYFEDVGPNWMVIAEPAKNDTDSGYVGIYDLKGNCKRRLADRGSNYPPLHFTQGLSNIPLSPYNGYEDYKGLIDTEGHIVLSEERYVVISPFHEGHAIAMRPDGVNEIIDRKGRIVAELPSPVRLWKPDVSLLAFDHGTLIVFDGVATWRGASRCGLLDTTGKFVIPLSDDYLRRTPNPRYLCVSHNPTVESVFPSKSILHGSILDLATGKETQPFMDQDPDDELSTPDALYVELGSRVHYARYDGTIIWSGEAPRTRPDETADIDYVENAHYEHVCAREPARIVATIRDTSKNTLIQSAVKPLPISEVSITDAGVFHDEAAEAETEPVADRSCQGVALVVDPSDTVVCRSAFPSADGSDSSIRIDDKRLRITLSNCTADTLRLSSLWGRTPQGIPRPWMEALDRHGVWRPIDGGGPGYDYQKNLDLRMHPFTKFELMGPLYRGSFATKLRICVQIDDRDGSSHVLHSNEFSGSINPAQFWRRKNWGVYEYPMLETEPREPGVY; via the coding sequence ATGAAGGTGTACCCCAACATAGCATTGCTTCTGTTTCTAACGTTACTCGTTTCGGTATCGGCTGCCCGGACGAATGGTGGAAACGATCTACTTCGCATCCAGGTCCACGGCAAGATCGGCTTCATCGACACGACGGGGAAGGTGGTGATCGAGCCGAGGTTCGCGAATGTGGGGGCCTTTCATGAGGGGCTTGCGCCGGCGCGAGAAGGTGGGTTGTTTGGCTATATCGACCAGACGGGGAAATTTGTCATCGCACCGATCTATGATTTTGCGACGGAGTTTCACGAAGGGTTTGGGATCACCTATGTTGATGGCAAGCCCTCATATATCGCGCATGACGGGCAGAGGCCCTTCGAGTGTTCTTTCGAATGGCTAAATCCCTTCGAACACGGACGCGCTATTGTAAGAACTACCGGCAAGCATGAAGGTGTCATCGACCGAACCGGCCGCCTGGTTGCGGATACCATCTACAATACGATTCATCCGTTTGAAAATGGGCTAACGATCGCGATCGTTAACGGTCCGACACCCGAGGATGAGCAGCAGTCGCTGATCGACCGCAATGGTCGCGTGATTCGCGCACTCCCGATAACACAGTACTTCGAGGATGTGGGCCCGAACTGGATGGTAATCGCAGAGCCAGCCAAGAATGATACGGATTCGGGGTACGTAGGAATCTATGATCTCAAGGGCAACTGTAAGCGCAGGCTCGCGGATCGCGGATCGAACTACCCGCCTCTGCACTTTACTCAAGGACTCTCGAACATCCCTCTCTCCCCGTACAACGGTTATGAGGACTACAAAGGACTAATCGATACGGAAGGGCACATTGTCCTCAGCGAAGAGCGCTATGTAGTGATCTCGCCATTTCATGAAGGGCATGCCATCGCAATGAGACCGGATGGTGTGAATGAGATCATCGATCGCAAAGGGAGAATCGTTGCTGAGTTGCCAAGCCCGGTAAGGTTGTGGAAGCCCGATGTCTCATTGTTGGCATTCGACCACGGCACGTTGATCGTGTTTGATGGGGTGGCGACTTGGCGGGGCGCAAGCAGGTGCGGGTTGTTGGATACGACCGGCAAGTTCGTCATACCACTCTCCGATGACTATTTGAGGAGGACTCCGAATCCGCGCTACCTGTGCGTTTCACACAATCCAACCGTTGAGAGCGTCTTTCCCTCAAAGAGCATACTCCACGGAAGTATTCTCGACTTAGCCACGGGAAAGGAGACTCAACCGTTCATGGACCAAGACCCTGACGATGAGCTGAGTACTCCGGATGCGCTTTACGTTGAACTCGGCAGCCGGGTACATTACGCTCGATACGACGGCACGATTATTTGGAGCGGGGAAGCACCGCGAACGCGTCCTGACGAGACCGCGGATATTGACTACGTCGAGAACGCCCATTATGAACATGTATGCGCTCGAGAACCTGCTCGCATAGTCGCCACAATCCGAGATACATCGAAAAACACACTGATCCAGAGCGCAGTGAAGCCGCTGCCGATCTCGGAGGTCAGTATCACCGACGCTGGCGTGTTTCACGACGAGGCGGCGGAAGCGGAGACCGAACCGGTCGCTGACAGGTCGTGTCAGGGCGTTGCGTTGGTCGTTGATCCGAGCGACACCGTAGTTTGCCGCTCCGCGTTCCCCTCCGCAGACGGATCGGATTCGTCGATCCGCATCGACGACAAACGCCTTCGGATCACCCTCTCGAATTGTACGGCCGATACTCTTCGGCTATCTTCCCTCTGGGGACGCACACCCCAAGGGATACCTCGGCCGTGGATGGAGGCGCTCGACAGACATGGAGTGTGGCGGCCGATCGACGGGGGTGGCCCTGGGTACGATTATCAAAAGAACCTGGATCTTCGAATGCATCCGTTCACGAAGTTTGAATTGATGGGGCCATTGTATCGCGGATCGTTTGCTACGAAGCTTCGAATCTGCGTGCAGATAGACGACCGCGACGGCAGTTCTCACGTTCTCCACAGCAATGAATTCAGTGGCTCGATCAATCCCGCACAATTCTGGCGGAGGAAGAACTGGGGAGTATATGAGTATCCAATGCTGGAAACCGAACCGCGGGAGCCCGGGGTCTATTGA
- the msrA gene encoding peptide-methionine (S)-S-oxide reductase MsrA has translation MQRLSNQSLLLIAVVAAVFAGAYTLVGHNTTSIKNGATHAGVVEIAEPTQPSGLQHATFAMGCFWHSEEMFLELKGVTDVIPGYCGGSEPSPDYETVSSGTTGYAESVNVTFDPTIITYRQLLEVFFAEHDPTSLNRQGPDSGPQYRSAVFYRNAEQKKQIDEYIATLTSSHKYSSPIVTQVAPFRKFYRAEEYHLRYFRNHPDHSYIRHVTLPEILSFRNRFANLLRKD, from the coding sequence ATGCAACGCCTATCGAACCAAAGCCTCCTGCTGATCGCAGTGGTCGCCGCAGTGTTTGCCGGAGCATACACCCTTGTCGGTCACAATACCACTTCAATCAAGAACGGTGCCACCCACGCGGGTGTCGTCGAAATTGCCGAGCCTACGCAGCCTTCGGGTCTGCAACACGCCACCTTTGCCATGGGCTGCTTCTGGCACAGCGAAGAGATGTTCCTTGAGCTAAAGGGTGTAACTGACGTAATTCCAGGTTATTGTGGCGGCTCGGAACCGTCGCCTGACTACGAAACCGTTAGCAGCGGGACGACGGGATACGCGGAGTCGGTAAACGTCACGTTCGACCCGACCATCATCACCTACCGCCAACTATTGGAAGTGTTCTTCGCCGAGCACGACCCCACCTCACTGAATCGTCAGGGACCCGACTCCGGTCCGCAATATCGCTCCGCTGTCTTTTATCGTAACGCCGAGCAGAAGAAGCAGATCGATGAATACATTGCTACCCTTACATCCTCACATAAATACAGTTCGCCTATCGTCACGCAAGTGGCGCCGTTTAGAAAATTCTATCGCGCGGAGGAGTATCATCTGCGGTATTTCCGTAATCATCCGGACCACTCGTACATCAGGCATGTTACGTTGCCCGAAATATTATCGTTCCGAAACAGGTTTGCGAACCTGTTACGAAAGGATTAA
- a CDS encoding WD40 repeat domain-containing protein translates to MKPRIILLLLCACVAGRADAQLRVTYPNGGESFKAGSKITIQWAGVAAADVVTLEFSSDNGSTWSTITTAATGLTYTWVGIPNSPSTTCLIRASRSVTVTPGTLLLFGGNGIMNASFSSDGNQVISAGSDGNVYVWDSHSATLTRTYPTESGVGVPGSQALNWWAEFSPDMKTFVTASPSTDVKPFGNMIRIWDVSSGSKLKEWHLTSLPDSSHTNAMSRFSPDGTRIATTGQDSIYVFDIASGSLVTRLSGFARSYAFGSVYGIPTSLDWKFDGTQIIGAEGIRQDSLPSYVIANAALGDTIKTFKLDTKLPFFSENRMIHYSPDGSKFVVSSDDTAVRVWDIASGAILWRIQPGLRGSVDAVFSHDGKTVVTVGYDSLGSNSYNVKLWDAATGAFIRWVGSVGFASKTIEFSPDDARILVSGNAANTIFQNPVGGIESDVSDAPFTINPNTGGNVVVYTPDRGGRVNDLIDVPVLIDDPGSAIAGGATHVSFSLAFNATMLGPVGSTPAGSVAAGTRVMNFNLPIVATDTVLTTLHFKVALGNDSQTTMAVISPATDAPAVTATNADGVFKLLDLCYAAGTRLLNPNGTVSMNVVQNPATDDIVADLSLIEDGRTTLTLCDPLGRTVAVLLNADVRHGTRRLRLSGSSLSSGRYYLVLQTPNNQIVTQVEVQR, encoded by the coding sequence ATGAAGCCACGGATCATTCTGCTGCTACTATGTGCCTGCGTTGCTGGGCGTGCGGATGCACAATTGCGAGTCACCTACCCAAACGGCGGCGAATCGTTCAAAGCCGGTTCAAAGATCACGATCCAGTGGGCAGGCGTGGCCGCCGCCGATGTCGTCACACTCGAATTCTCCAGTGACAACGGAAGCACATGGTCTACCATCACGACTGCTGCCACCGGACTCACGTACACGTGGGTCGGCATTCCCAACTCGCCGAGCACGACCTGTCTGATCCGCGCCAGCCGATCGGTCACAGTCACGCCTGGGACGCTGCTGCTGTTCGGCGGGAACGGCATCATGAATGCGAGCTTCAGTTCGGATGGCAACCAGGTGATCAGCGCCGGCTCCGACGGAAACGTGTATGTGTGGGACTCGCATAGCGCAACATTGACGAGGACCTATCCGACAGAATCCGGAGTCGGCGTGCCGGGTTCTCAGGCGCTGAACTGGTGGGCCGAGTTCAGTCCCGACATGAAGACGTTCGTCACCGCATCGCCGTCAACCGATGTTAAGCCGTTCGGCAACATGATCCGCATCTGGGATGTATCATCAGGATCCAAGCTCAAGGAGTGGCATCTGACCAGCTTGCCAGACAGCTCTCACACGAACGCGATGAGCCGTTTCAGTCCGGATGGCACGCGCATCGCGACCACCGGTCAGGATTCGATTTACGTCTTCGATATCGCTTCCGGTTCGCTTGTCACCCGACTTTCAGGCTTTGCGAGATCGTATGCGTTTGGCTCAGTCTACGGGATCCCGACTTCGCTCGATTGGAAATTCGATGGCACGCAGATCATCGGCGCCGAGGGTATTCGCCAGGATTCGCTGCCAAGCTATGTGATCGCGAACGCTGCGCTCGGCGATACCATTAAGACATTCAAACTCGATACGAAACTGCCGTTCTTCAGCGAGAACAGAATGATCCACTACTCCCCCGATGGGTCGAAGTTCGTTGTTTCGAGCGACGATACTGCGGTGCGTGTCTGGGATATTGCTTCTGGCGCCATCCTCTGGCGTATTCAGCCCGGGCTGCGTGGCTCTGTGGATGCAGTGTTCTCACACGATGGAAAAACCGTCGTCACTGTCGGGTACGATTCCCTCGGTTCGAATTCCTACAACGTCAAACTCTGGGATGCTGCTACAGGCGCGTTCATCCGCTGGGTTGGTTCGGTCGGTTTTGCCAGTAAGACAATCGAATTCAGTCCCGACGACGCCCGGATCCTGGTCTCGGGCAATGCAGCGAATACTATCTTTCAGAACCCGGTCGGCGGCATCGAAAGCGATGTGTCCGATGCACCGTTCACCATCAACCCGAATACCGGTGGCAACGTCGTCGTCTATACTCCTGATCGGGGCGGCCGTGTCAACGATCTCATCGACGTCCCTGTGCTCATCGACGATCCCGGCAGCGCAATTGCAGGCGGGGCGACCCACGTTTCCTTTTCTCTCGCGTTCAATGCCACCATGCTGGGGCCGGTCGGTTCTACACCGGCAGGAAGCGTTGCTGCCGGGACGCGGGTTATGAACTTCAACTTGCCGATCGTCGCGACCGATACGGTATTGACGACACTTCACTTCAAAGTCGCTCTTGGGAATGATTCGCAAACAACAATGGCCGTGATCTCGCCGGCGACAGACGCACCTGCGGTGACAGCGACCAACGCAGACGGAGTCTTCAAGCTGCTCGATCTCTGCTATGCCGCAGGTACCCGACTGCTCAATCCTAATGGGACGGTATCGATGAACGTCGTACAGAACCCGGCGACAGACGATATTGTCGCAGATCTGTCGCTGATCGAAGACGGACGAACAACGCTCACCCTATGCGATCCACTCGGCCGAACTGTTGCAGTCCTGCTCAATGCCGACGTTCGACATGGGACGAGGCGCCTGCGGCTGTCCGGGTCGTCGCTCTCAAGCGGACGTTACTACCTGGTCCTCCAGACTCCGAATAATCAGATCGTAACGCAAGTGGAGGTCCAGCGATGA